The following are encoded in a window of Parambassis ranga chromosome 15, fParRan2.1, whole genome shotgun sequence genomic DNA:
- the kcnk12 gene encoding potassium channel subfamily K member 12, giving the protein MMPGQRLQGCRSLHFNEDNGRFALLAILIILYLLCGAAVFSAIERPSELRAHGRWNGTLHNFSETFNISLQDLNSFLREYEAAIAAGIRADALRPRWDFTGAFYFVGTVVSTIGFGMTTPVTVAGKVFLIFYGLLGCAATILFFNLFLERIITLLAVVMKAVRERRIRNSGLLPPGIRHDFSVYSLPGWKPSVYHVMLILGVSAITISCCASAMYTPVEGWAYLDSLYFCFVTFSTIGFGDYVSSQSAAYKYQSLYRVANFFFMLMGVCCIYSLFNVISIVIKQVLNWMLEKMSCLFCQRCNKANAFLGRRNAIRPGSKGRQGRTGQPPDSDGPCDSDTEGRRLSGEMISMKDLAASNKVSLAIMQKQLSESANGYPRTVCGSSRHNGFSGGVGALGIMNNRLAETSNSR; this is encoded by the exons ATGATGCCTGGCCAGCGCCTGCAAGGCTGCCGCTCCCTGCACTTTAACGAGGACAACGGCCGCTTCGCGCTGCTCGCCATCCTCATCATTTTGTACCTGCTGTGCGGCGCTGCGGTCTTCTCGGCCATAGAGAGGCCCTCGGAGCTGCGGGCTCACGGCCGCTGGAACGGGACGCTCCACAACTTCAGTGAGACCTTCAACATCAGCCTGCAGGACCTCAACTCCTTTCTGCGAGAGTACGAGGCTGCCATCGCCGCCGGGATCCGGGCTGATGCTCTGAGGCCAAGATGGGATTTTACAGgggctttttattttgttggaACTGTGGTGTCGACTATAG GTTTTGGGATGACAACACCTGTGACAGTGGCAGGAAAGGTGTTCCTGATCTTTTACGGGCTACTAGGCTGCGCTGCCACCATCCTCTTCTTCAACCTCTTCCTGGAGCGCATCATCACACTCCTGGCTGTGGTGATGAAGGCAGTGAGGGAGAGGCGGATCAGAAACAGCGGCCTGCTCCCACCGGGCATCCGCCATGACTTCTCTGTCTACTCCCTCCCCGGATGGAAGCCATCTGTGTACCATGTGATGCTGATTCTCGGCGTGTCAGCCATCACCATCTCCTGCTGTGCGTCTGCCATGTACACCCCCGTGGAGGGCTGGGCTTACTTAGACTCACTCTACTTCTGCTTTGTCACTTTTAGCACCATCGGCTTTGGAGACTATGTCAGCAGCCAGAGTGCCGCTTACAAATACCAAAGCCTCTACAGGGTGGCCAActtcttcttcatgctaatgGGTGTGTGTTGCATCTACTCACTATTCAACGTAATTTCTATTGTCATCAAGCAGGTGCTCAACTGGATGCTGGAGAAAATGAGCTGCTTGTTTTGCCAGCGCTGCAATAAGGCCAATGCCTTCCTGGGCCGCCGCAACGCCATCCGCCCCGGCTCGAAGGGTCGGCAGGGTCGGACTGGCCAGCCGCCGGACTCGGATGGACCTTGTGATAGTGACACAGAGGGACGCAGACTATCAGGGGAGATGATCTCTATGAAAGACCTGGCTGCCTCTAACAAAGTGTCACTGGCCATCATGCAGAAGCAGCTGTCCGAGTCTGCCAATGGATATCCCAGGACAGTCTGCGGCAGCTCGCGCCATAATGGTTTCTCTGGCGGGGTTGGTGCCCTCGGTATCATGAACAACAGGCTGGCAGAGACAAGTAACTCCAGGTAG